In the genome of bacterium, the window TTGCTTCGCACAAAGATTGCTCGCAATGACAATCGAAACGAGGATTGCTTCGCACGAGGATTGCTCGCAATGACAAAAAAGAATGTAAAAAAGAAAGTTACGGTATCAATACCGCCGCGGCGATGACCGTGGTCCAGAGCCCGTACTTATCGCCAATGGCGGTTTGCGTCATATTCATGGTTTTTACGATCTTGGTGGATATTTTCCACAATTCTTT includes:
- a CDS encoding pyruvoyl-dependent arginine decarboxylase; amino-acid sequence: MWKISTKIVKTMNMTQTAIGDKYGLWTTVIAAAVLIP